A window of Nicotiana tabacum cultivar K326 chromosome 24, ASM71507v2, whole genome shotgun sequence contains these coding sequences:
- the LOC107790711 gene encoding mitochondrial uncoupling protein 3, which translates to MKTQELKDGRNAHATKIALTAISAMAGETATFPIDLIKTRLQLHGESLASSRRTSAVRVVSEILKNDGAFGLYKGLSPAIIRHLFYTPIRIVNYEFLRNFLVPADHTLSLPSKSIIGGISGVIAQVVASPADLVKVRMQADSRMVGQGMEPRYRGPFDAFNKIIRTEGFGGLWKGVLPNVQRAFLVNMGELACYDHAKRFAINNNIANDNIYAHTLSSIMSGLSATTLSCPADVIKTRMMNQAADKQGKNKYRNSYDCLVKTVRIEGVKALWKGFFPTWARLGPWQFVFWVSYEKFRQIAGLSSF; encoded by the exons ATGAAAACCCAAGAGCTCAAAGACGGCCGGAACGCCCATGCAACAAAGATAGCTCTAACAGCAATATCGGCGATGGCGGGGGAAACAGCAACTTTCCCGATTGACCTCATAAAGACGAGGCTTCAACTCCACGGTGAATCTCTCGCCTCATCTCGCCGGACATCCGCCGTTCGAGTAGTATCAGAGATCTTAAAAAACGACGGCGCTTTTGGACTATACAAAGGATTATCACCGGCAATTATAAGACATCTATTTTACACTCCAATCCGAATCGTGAATTATGAATTTTTGCGGAATTTTTTGGTTCCTGCTGATCATactctctctctccctagcaaATCTATTATTGGTGGAATATCTGGTGTTATTGCTCAG GTTGTGGCAAGCCCAGCTGATCTTGTCAAAGTTAGGATGCAAGCAGACAGTAGAATGGTAGGTCAGGGTATGGAACCTCGATATCGTGGGCCATTTGATGCTTTCAACAAGATTATTCGGACTGAAGGCTTTGGGGGACTTTGGAAAGGCGTACTCCCAAATGTCCAAAGAGCTTTTTTAGTTAACATGGGAGAATTGGCATGCTATGATCATGCAAAGCGCTTTGCTATCAACAACAACATAGCGAATGATAATATTTATGCACACACTTTATCATCTATAATGTCAGGCCTGTCAGCGACTACATTGAGTTGTCCGGCAGATGTAATTAAGACAAGAATGATGAATCAGGCTGCTGACAAGCAAGGGAAGAATAAGTATAGAAACTCTTATGATTGCCTTGTCAAAACTGTCAGAATTGAAGGAGTCAAAGCATTGTGGAAGGGATTCTTTCCTACATGGGCCAGGCTTGGCCCTTGGCAATTTGTATTCTGGGTATCATATGAGAAATTCCGACAAATTGCTGGTCTCTCGTCATTTTAA